In a genomic window of Magnolia sinica isolate HGM2019 chromosome 14, MsV1, whole genome shotgun sequence:
- the LOC131226098 gene encoding heavy metal-associated isoprenylated plant protein 32-like translates to MSKEEFLKIQTCVLKVHIHCDGCKQKVKKLLQKIDGVYTTSIDAEQGKVTVSGDVDPSTLIKKLQKGGKHAEIWGSKGGGNQPKGQFQNMQIDNGKGQKDGKSQKGGKDQKAQQPKQQQQQLQQQIKGLKLPQFKGLGLPFKDQKSVKFEDDGDFDDYGSDDFDDLDADDFDDDDDDGFDDEEELMKIHQKMKGMNGLGGVVPNVQQQLPKGGNVNVQAKGNGGNNDAKNGNGGKKGGGGNNGGNQNQGGGGGPQKNGAKNGGPQDNKNGGNGNNKNATGNNNGGGGGGGGGGNKKGGGGAKNEVGHQMNNMAQGLQDLNLAGGGVRNMSQMNIPMGQMGNIPAVQGMPASAMNAGGYFQGAGPEVVPGNPFYNQQQQQQQQQQQLMALMMQQQQQRQNGNERFQPMMYARQQPQVAYMPAQYQPPPPPPYSYFSDENASGCAIM, encoded by the exons ATGAGTAAGGAAGAGTTCTTGAAGATTCAG acttGTGTTCTTAAGGTACACATACACTGTGATGGATGTAAGCAGAAGGTGAAGAAACTTCTTCAAAAGATTGATG GGGTGTATACAACCAGTATAGATGCAGAGCAGGGGAAGGTGACTGTTTCAGGTGATGTTGACCCTTCTACCCTAATAAAAAAGCTGCAGAAGGGTGGGAAACATGCAGAGATATGGGGTTCAAAGGGTGGAGGCAACCAGCCCAAAGGCCAGTTTCAGAACATGCAAATCGATAATGGCAAAGGCCAGAAAGATGGGAAATCTCAAAAGGGTGGAAAAGATCAAAAAGCCCAACAGccaaagcagcagcagcagcagctgcagcaACAGATTAAAGGTTTGAAGCTACCCCAATTCAAAGGCTTAGGTCTGCCCTTCAAGGACCAGAAATCTGTCAAGTTCGAGGATGATGGTGATTTTGACGATTATGGGAGTGATGATTTTGATGACTTAGATGctgatgattttgatgatgatgatgatgatggtttcGATGATGAAGAGGAGCTGATGAAGATCCATCAGAAGATGAAAGGCATGAATGGTCTTGGTGGGGTGGTCCCAAATGTTCAACAGCAGCTCCCCAAGGGTGGGAATGTAAATGTGCAGGCCAAGGGCAATGGTGGAAATAATGATGCTAAAAATGGCAATGGTGGGAAGAAGGGTGGTGGTGGTAACAATGGGGGAAATCAAAATCAAGGTGGAGGTGGTGGCCCCCAAAAGAATGGGGCTAAGAATGGTGGGCCACAGGATAACAAGAATGGTGGCAATGGAAATAACAAGAATGCCACTGGAAACAataatggtggtggtggtggtggtggtggtggtggtaatAAGAAAGGGGGAGgtggggccaaaaatgaggtgggccatcaaatgaaTAACATGGCTCAGGGCTTGCAAGATCTTAATCTGGCTGGTGGTGGGGTAAGAAATATGAGCCAGATGAACATTCCCATGGGCCAGATGGGCAACATCCCAGCTGTTCAAGGTATGCCAGCTTCGGCAATGAATGCTGGCGGATACTTCCAGGGCGCCGGCCCTGAAGTCGTCCCTGGAAATCCCTTCTACaaccagcagcagcaacagcagcagcagcagcagcagctaatGGCATTgatgatgcagcagcagcagcagcggcagaATGGGAATGAGCGGTTCCAGCCGATGATGTATGCCCGCCAGCAACCGCAGGTGGCCTACATGCCGGCACAGTACCAACCGCCGCCTCCGCCTCCTTATAGTTACTTCAGCGATGAGAATGCTAGTGGTTGTGCCATAATGTGA